AGATGATCacgaaaacattttttttgcatgatTTCAGAGGTTAAAGTAAACCCAATGATTGATTCCATGGCTGCGTTTGTAAAACCCAATAACCTGCAGCATCTGCTTCACATATGCGAACGACGTGTTTATGGTGTTAGCAACACACTGTACACTGGTCTGAATTTTCCTGCAGTGTTGGTGGCATCGTCAGGATGCAGTCCTATTGTATGCTCATGTAGCTATCGTTTTTGTACTAGCAAAGCTGCATGCACACatggattgattttttttttttaaaaaaatgcttgATTCTAATTGCTCTGATAAATATGTTGGTGAGAATACTAATGTGCAGCTCTGGGTTCTAGTTTCTGCAGTCTCTGCACTCTTTAGGTGAGATAGATATCGGCAGAATGCAGTGCCTTGCTAGTTGGAGCAACAAACGTAATATCGtatttaacttcttttttttttttgcattcggTTTGACCTCTGAAACAATCCTGGATGCATTGTTCAAGTTTCTCAAATAATCATCCGAGAGCTGATAATTTAGGCTAAACATTTGAACAGTGCCGAGGTGTGAGAACTGCATCCACTTCAGAGGCccctctgaagtctgaacacaGCAGACAGAGAACAACGATGGGTTGTGCCTAGCTTATATTATTGCAACGATGTGGTGAAGAACTGCAGATGAAAAAGGAAATGCCGGCTCTGTTTATCGTGAGCCGTCAGCATCTTTGGTTGGAATGACTTCAATAGTGCACCAGGAAAAACACAAAACACACATATGAGTTAATTAATCAGGTGATGCACATCAATTAGTAATGGAAATACCACAAGTTGGCGTTTGTTAACCTAATGATTGGAGCCTGTCTTCCctgatacatgcatgcatataataaTCATTTTAACCATAATGATAGAAGAGGACAGAAGAACACACCATCTTCTTCTAACACagtagttaattaatttatgcTAAAACAACATATTGATTAGCTAATTAAACAGCTTCACAAGGTTAAACCCCTTGGAGCACAATTCATCAACTTATACACCGTAATATTACTGTATGCATACACACCACATGTCAAAATCCCCCAAAAGATCAGGAATCGAGGTGACAAAGTATTCATCTTTCTCTCTGATTAATCATCCAACATTCACATGAACTGTTCTTGCGAGAGATCGTGATTAGCAGTTACATATCCTGTCCCTGAAATGTGCAAGAACGAAACGATCAGTCCAAACTTGCTGGTGAAACATGAATGTCGTATGCTTGACTGGATTGAAATTGCATACGTGAAGTCGTGAACTTACGATGGATTTCTTGCAGTAGAGGATGGCGTCGCGCACGGCGGTGTCGGCATTGCCGTGGCACCAGTACTCCGCCGCGCTGGCGTAGCTGCTCGACGTGGACCGCCGCGCCggggacgccgacgacgacgcggcggcgaggctaccCTTGGCCGACCGCGGCGAGAGCACGCGCAGCGGGAGCGACCTCACCTTCCGGCACAGCGGCACGAGGAACCGCAGGTACCTGAGAAGGATTCTCCTCGTCGCCAGCAGCGGCGCCCTCGCCTtgccgctgccggcgccggcgcggcgcgagcTGGCGGTGGTGATCACGGACGCCGGCGTGCTCAGCGCCGAGTGGaacagcggcgacgacgggctcggcgacggcgcgtcGGCGTACGACGCCGTGCGGTCACGGGCCACAACGACGCCCGGCTCgcacgggaggaggaggtggtggtggtggccgtcgGAGAGGGCGCGCCCGGCGCCGACCAGCAGCGGGGAGGAGCACTGCGCGCCGGCGACGTACGGCATGCCGAAGtcgaagtcgtcgtcgtcgtggtcctcctcctcctccgccgccgctgtcaaCGACGTCCACCGCATCGAGAAGAGCTCCGCGGGGTCCATGTCGATGAACGACACGACAGAGCCGTTGAACGAATGCCCGAGATCGCCGTCGACATCCACGGcatcgccctcgccgccgacgaggcgctcgaaggacgccgccggccgcgccttcCGCCTGAGCCAACCGTGTGAGAAGCTGTCGCTGCGTGACGGCGAGGCCTCCATGGCGAGcgtggcgagcgcggcgagtgccttggtggtggtggcgatggtggctTGGTCAGTGCACGTTGTTGGCGAACGCTGCAAGTGAAGTGAGCGTGGCGCGAGGCAAAGATGATATAGGGGAGGCGAGCCGGCGAGCTGGGGCGCGCGACAAACGAGTTAACGTCGCGGAGCGAGAGGCGTTTGGTGCCGTGTCAACGTTGTCGCCCACTCATTTTTTCCCCCTCTTGTGTTTTGGTTCCATGCCAGTTGCTCAAGGGTTCTCTCTTCCAAATTTGCGTGCTTTTCACGGTCCCAAAACAAACAGATTCTGCTCTTTTCGCTTTACATATTTGATGATGATATCTACATGTGAAATGTGCCTCCGGTTCATACGGATTTTCGACGTAAAATACATTTTGATATATACATGTTAAATGTGCCCACTATTCATAAGGTTTTTCAACGAAAAATACCCACAAGGACAAGGTGATTGCTCATGGTGGTACGCAAGAAATTGGGTCAGTACAATAGTTGGATGTGGAATTTAGTGACTTTAGGAGAGACTACTGAATGAATACTGATATACTTGAGACAAGTATAGGAGCTTGGTTGTTTGCTTCAACAATTGTTGGTTGTTTCATGGTGGACCAGACAAACGACGGAAAAAGAAATTCTACTGATAAACAATATGCAAGCAGAGATCAAAGTCCCAAACTTGTCAAAGACAAGCCAATTAATGTTGCCAGCAATAATACGGGATTAGTCGGGTGGTTGAGATAATCTGGACAAAAAACAGGGACAGCATTTCTGCAGGGAGCATCTCATGCCATGTCTCATATGCGAGTTTCAGAACGGAACAATGCTAAATGTTCAGAGAAAAAGAAGCTAGCATGTTAAAGCACTATCAATTTGGGGGATATAAAACCTATGGTCCTAAGCAAATATGCTGAAATCAACCCAAGATATGTGGCCCTCACATGGGAAATCTCAACAAGCTGCCGCAAAGCATCTGTTCGCCTATCAGACCTGCAATATTCAAACCGTGGAGCAGGAGTTGTGTAAGCTGACTGGGGAAACAAAGCCCAGATTCTGAAGGAAAATTAAATGGGGTTCCATGTACCTGGTCCCAGCAAAACAAATATCAAGAAATCCAGACCCTTAAACAGAGGGCAATGGTCTGTGTAAGCATCCAAAGGAACAACAGTAACAGACGTCGAGAGGCAGTGATCAATAGCAATACTCTGATCTAGACCATTTGTTAATAGGGTTGCACGTTGTGAAAGTATATATTAAGCACTTGTTTTAACTCCTGAAGTGGTGACATGCTGTGGTCTAAATCTAGGGAATTCATTCCGTTGAAACAATCATCACAAGACAAGTACATTACAAGCAAACAATAGCGTGGTTCTGACTTAAGCTTACTAACAGAATAGCAGTCTACTATAGTCCCTAAATGAAATCAATTGCTTTCCCATAAATGAAGCACCAAGTCACCAACTAGTGTACAATGCACACCAATGGTTTAACGAAGAAAGAAAGTGATGCATACCAtaacataaataaaataaataaaaacaagttgATTGTTTTTGTGATTAAGAAAATACAGATTTCTCATCTCAAAAAGATTATTGATTTATTCCAAGactatgtttaaaaaaaaaaaagaattgtctTTGCTCTCATGTTTGGAAAGGTGTGAACTTGTGTTCAATCAGATAAATTGCGTTCTTTGCGAAACTTTTATGAATAAAAGCCATTTTTGAAAAGTTTCTTACTCTGCCAATCCGCCATTAAACTCCCAGATTATACTCTCCAAGACAATGAATGAGACTTTTGTTGTTTACTATAAGCATCCCAGTTAGCTAGTCTGTTAGGCAACCCTGGGATCCTTAATGCTTGCTACAAGCATGAAGGAACCCAGTTTGTTGACAAATCTGAGCAAGGACCAGTAGAAAACTAGAAATGAAAGATTGCCTACAACTTCAAACCTTCTAGCACGGAATAGAATATAAGTTACATCAAACATACTACTGATCACAAATAGGGCAAAGGGGTGATACTCTGAATGCTTGACCTTTCATTTCTGTACCCACGCAGGCCTAGCTGTTTTCTAGAGAGATAACAAAGAGCAGCAGGGTAAATAGTTTCAATGGTGATGCCATTTTGTGCTCTAGCATAATAAGGATGTGCATGATATTATAAAGCACAAAACGTGGAGTCACAACATACAGTAGTTGTATAATGATTTCATGTTAGGAGAAGCAGAAATGACAGCTTTGCAACGTCTGAGACATGAATGACTACTTCTGTTGATTTGTCATTGGTATAGAGATCATTGTTCCAAAATTCAACAACAAATCGGACATATCAACTATATACCAATTAGTGTCGACCATACCTTTGTAATATGATAGATTCTGATTATACTTTGTCGAACAGTAAAGAACATTTTGCCCCCACCAGGTCACCACTCCTGGCTTTTCAGGTGTACAAGTTTGCAGACCCTTTAACCAAAGCACTTCGATTCATCATTCAGAACATGACCCTGGAAAATCATGTCCAAAAATACACAGATGTCAGAACTGGCATGATTATGTCCATACAGAAAGAACAGCATCTAAAGGCTTCCAAAAAATGGATGTCTGAGATTCTAGTATAGGAAAATCATATTGGCATAGAAGctgaatatatatgttatttcacACAATGCTACTCCACACATAAACTGGAATCGTACTAACCAACTTAACATATTATTATTCTCTAGTGGAAAACCACAGAGATGGGATAAAAAGAGTGAATCACTGAGGCTTAACAATATTGACATGTGTATCAGTGAACAGGAACAGGTCTTATGTAGTGATTCACAGCATCTAAGATAATTGAGGAATGCTGCAGTAGCAGGAAATCTTGAAAGTAAATGGAAATGGCGATTCAATCTTTGCTCTCCATGTTGTTCTACCATCAACTAGtggtataaaaatataagcatctgtgaatctgtgatgctGATGCATGCCCATGTCATCCAAAACTTAACATAGAATCTGCATCACCAAACTAACTTGTGGGAAAAATAATCTTACCAAGAATATTCTGATTTATAAGCAGTGAAATCGTCCCCACTTCTTACCAGTAGACCATCAtcggaaaaggaaaaaaacaaacagaagTATGTTGCTGCATAGGTGTTTCCTTTATAGAATGTTGGCATCCTGTTGTTTAATTCCAGGAGAAGGGACAATATAAATGATCTTCTGAATTATACGATCAGGAGCTTAAGCAATTTCAACAGTTTAAACAAAACTGAATAAACTAATTATGAGTACTACATGATGCAATTCAGTTGAACAAATAAATAGTAGGCTGGAACTTAATGCTAAAAAGCTAGAATGCCACAATGGTTCCACCAACAAATCGTTCGTGTTAATCGCAGGTAGATGATACAGCCTGGTGTACAAATGTGATAAACTATAAAGTGTTACACCTGTGACTTGTCTAACATAACAGAACTAAAATTTTACAGTCAGGAGCACCTTCAGCAAAATCACCAGAACAAGAAGAGTATCTGAAGATCCTGAACAATCTCATCTCAGCACTTCTTATCAGATTGCTTGCCGCTGCCCGGCAAGTCATCTGACTTAAATCTTGGTCTTTTTGTACTGCATCCCTCATCCTCTAAGGATTTCAACTTGTGCTTTATGGCAGCTATCTTCGCGGCACGGTCAGTCTGTACCGATTTGCTTCCTGAACCACCTGCCAGTTTCTTGTCCTTCATTGCTCTGTGGGAATTTCCGGAGTCCACGAAACACTTCTCACTAGCCAGGTGAACCACCACAGGGCGTCCACAGACCAACCTGCCGTTCATCTTTTCCTTCGCCAACTGTGCTTCCTGCATGCTCACTTCAGGTGGCAAAGGTGAGAATACAAGAACCCATTACAGCTCGCCACAAGAAATGAATGCCGCTGTTACCTCTTTGGTGGTGTACTGAACGAAGGCATAGCCACGGGGCTCGCCTCGCTTCGGGCCGCGTGTGTGCCACAAGAAATCCTCAGCTATAATCTTCCCAAATGGAGAAAACATCTTGATAATGTCAGACCTGCAAAAACCAGATGATAATGTTAAGAGTTGCACAATGCGAAGGCAAACctcgaaaaaaaatacatgctaCTAAACACACAAGAGATAGTAAGAAATAACTCACTCTGATACCCTAAAATCCAAATTCCCCACATAGAGCCTACTCTCCGACCTATCGCCGTCGAAACCCTTCTGATCCTGCAATTTGTTGGTCATAAACCCAGAATCAAATCATGCTTTGCAATCACCTCCCTTGTAATACAGAATTCCAGACCCGCTTACCATTAGCCCTAGGAGGTACGAGGTACGGGGAGCCCGAGATCTATCTAAGCAGGAAGAGCGAGACGTTGGAGGCGGTATCTGAAGCTGGAGATCGGGTCCCCCGCGGAGAAATTACTCCGACGGCGTGGGAGCAGAGAGAGGGCGCCGGGATCTCGTCTCTCCGACGATAAATTCCGGGGagatcaggcggcggcggcggcgaggagtcgCGGAGAACTGGAGAAGAGGGTGTCTGTGCTTTGAGATTGGTGACGCGGAGATCAGTTATGAGTGTCCCTCGGATGGGCCTCAAGTTTTTATGGGCCAAAACTAATCTCGGCCGAACGGTCCACGGCCTACAAAGATCCAGGCAACGGTGCTTCTATTCATCTTCAAACTCGAACTCACTCTGAACAGAGAAATTCCTTGTGATTCGTGAATTAGCATCAAATTCGATTTCAATTCATATTGAAAGGTAATcaatatcttaaaataaaaaaagttatctGGGCCCGAAGGGCAGGCGCCTACTACAAAGCTCCTGGCAGCGGTGCTCTCGGCAAAGGAGAGGAAATTCTATTCAAATTCGAACTCCAACTCACACTGAACAGATAAAATCCTCTCGAATTGGCATCAAATCCGATTTAAATTCGTATTGAAAAGGTAACCAAAATCTTGGAACATTTTAAAAATTTCCTGCCATTGTGTCGTGGCTTTTGACCTCCTTTTGTAATCGTGCGCCACCAGATTCCTCATTATAAAGGCGACTACTCTGCTCATCTACCATCGCGGGACATAATCTGCGAGAACACGTTGCCCGTCGCCGTGAAGCTCGCCGTCTCCGACCAGCTCATGTCGTCTCCGGCGGCGTCCGCCGAAGCATCGGGCGCGAGCGGCGCCACCCGCCTCGCCACGACGATGTCCCGTGGCAGGTGCGCGCCGCTGTCGTCCAAGTCCAGCGCCGTCTCGGTGCTCGGCTGGCTCTCCTGCAGCTGGAGGCAGTACTCGAGGTTCCACACCACGTCGCCCATGGACGGCCGCTGCTCGCCGTAGTCCGCGAGGCACCTCCCGGCGGTCTCCGCGAACTTCCGGAGCGAGTTCGTgctggcgtcgccggcgacggccgggtCGACGATCTTGTCGAACCGGCCCCTCCGGCTCCACTGCATCGCCCACTCCGCGAGGTTGATCTCGTCGGGCGGGAGGCTCTGGTCGATCGCCGGCCGCGCGCACAGCACCTCGAAGAGGACGACGCCGAAGGAGTAGACGTCGGAGCGGTCGGTGAGCTGCCGCGTCTTGAAGTACTCCGGGTCGAGGTAGCCGAAGCTGCCCTTCACCGCCGTGCTCACGTGCGTCTGCCCCGTCGATGGCCCGACGCGGGACAGCCCGAAGTCGGCCACCTTCGCCACGAagccgtcgccgaggaggatgTTCGTCGACTTGACGTCGCGGTGGATGATGTTATCGGAGTGGCCGGTGTGCAGGTAGTGGAGCCCCTTCGCCGCGCCGATGCAGATCTCCAGCCGCTGCTTccacgacagcggcggcggcggcggcgccgcggcgtcggagCCGTACAGGTGGCTCCTCAGGGTGCCGTGCGCCATGAGCTCGTACACGAGGATCATCTCCGACCGCTCGTTGCAGTAGCCGATGAGCgagacgaggtggcggtggcggatgcTGGAGAGCACCAGGATCTCAGTCTGGAACTCCGGGAACCCCTGCCTGGACGCGCGCTTGGCGCGCTTCACGGCGACGCGGGTGCCGTCGCGGAGCACGCCGCGGTACACGTTCCCGaacccgccgacgccgaggatgTTTGCGTCGTCGAAGTCCCCCGTCGCCACCATGATCTCGGCGAGCGGGATGTGGAGCTTCATGTTCATCCTCCGCGGCGTGACCACGGCGCTGCCGAACGAGCCCTCGCCGTCCGGCGTGAACGGCGACCACGGCGTCCCCAcgctctccttctcctcctcctccggcacaGGCAGCGTCGCCCGCCGCTGTCTCCGCCGCACAAGCAGTACGCACAATGCCACACCTGCTAGAACCGCCgcgccgagcaccgccgcgaTCACGGCTACGACGACGACCTTGCTCGTCTTGCCGGACGAGCTCGCCGGAGTCATATCAACGGCTCTGAGCTTCATGATCTCCAGCCCGTTCAGTATCGCCTTCTTGCTGTCACTGCTCGCCGCCCTGCCGATGCTCACCGTGAGGTTCTCGCCGCCGGTCGGCACCACGGTGACATAGTCCACATAAAAAGCCTGGATCGGCATGCTCAGTGTCGCGTAGTCCTTGGCCTTCAATTCCCGGGTACCCATGGCTTGCATCAGATAAACATTGAAGTCGACGCCTTCTCCGATGACGGAGCTGAGCTCCTCGAAGGCGCAGAAGTGGAGGCGGACGACGTAGCTGCTGTTGCCGTCGGCGGCGAACGTCCATGTCACGTTCGACGTGGACGAGTTCGTCGTGCGCTGCGACTTGTACACGGCATCCGGCGCGACCATCCGCGTGTAGCCTTGCGTCGGGTCGAAGTTGATCAGGCCCTGGATGCTGGCCACCGCCGAGACCGTCGCCGGGGAGAGGTAGGAGTCGTCGGGGAGCCATGTTCGCCACATGGTGTCGTCCGTCGGCGTCACCGTTGGGCCGCCGACGTTGAGCCGGTACAGTGTCTCCAGCGCCTGATGCGACGGCGAGACGTCGGTGTTGACCGCCGTCAGGGGGAACTTCCACAGAAGCTCCTGCGGCGCGGGGAACAGCTCGATGGCGTTGACGAAGGCGAGCCCCCCTGCTTCGGGCGTGAAGGTGACGTTGAATTCGCCGGAGCCATCGGACGGGAGGAGGAACTCCCTCACCacgccggcgcgcggcggcgagaaggaAGAAGGCAGGAGGACGTACCTCCCCATGGCGGAGACGCTGAACCGCGCCGAGAGGAGGTCGCCGGACTGCGACGCGAAGGGGAagaagtggaggcggaggacgagCGTCGTGTTGCCgtcgggcgccgcggcggcagcgtaGCTGAGCCGGTACGAGAAGCCGCTcgtccccgcgcgcgccgcggcgtagAGAGGGGACGGCGGGCTCGCGTCGGGGTTGCTGAACCTCGCGGACTTCCCGGACAGCTCGCCGTCGTCCGGGACGAAAGTCCGCTGCGGCGAGTCGGACGTCACGACGAcgttcccgccggcgccgcaggcGAGGTAGACGGAGAATAGCGGGGAGAAGGGCGTCGTCTGCCCATTGGAAACCGGCATCAAACCCACGACAAGGAAGAGCAGCAAAACGATAGCGGCCATCTGCACGACTCCGATCAACGGTGGTGCCGTCGCGAGGTATGGCGGCCACCTGGACGGCGATCGCGCTGTAAATTAAGCTCGCGAGAGCTACCTACTCGTCCATGGAGAATGGAAGCGATAAGAGGTCGGCATGGTGGCCATTCCACTTTCCCCACCTCGAGAGGTGACAGCGATTGGGAGATGAGTGATCAGATCACACGGCCGCGCGAGGCGGTCAGCTCATCATTCCCCGGCCCGGCGGCTACGTCGTGGTGGGAACGCCGGTGGATGCGGACAAAGGGCGCGAGAGCGATGTGTTGTGTCCTTGTGTTGGTAGCTAGCGGGCAGTCATCTGGAGCGGGCACGAATATCTGCAAATAATCCAAATCTGCTTGACTTAAAGCGTTCTTATCGGTCAAAAAGGGATCTGTCAAAAAAACATGTGCCACATACATAGACGCAGATGGTACAGGGTTCAGCACAATCTGTCAAGGCCGTCTTTTCCGGCCCATATTTGTTCAGCTCATGAGCCTATCAAATCGATGCTAGCGGTAGTACTGGATGGGACTGTTAGGGGCTGTTTAGGATGGGACTAAAATAAGTCTCTCTCATCCAAACACCATTTTATTTGGCTAATCAGCCATGCAAATaaggatttttaaaaaaaattattttttgagcATTTTGTTTTTAGTTTTAAAGACAGACACCTACAACTTATTATCGAATTTGAATATCTAGTCTTACCGGTATGGTGAAACAATGATACCACGCCAACGAGACTAGCGAGACAAGGTTTTTGTCACGCCATCTAGGTTAATATGGTAAAACAACAAAACTAATAAGTCCCCTAATAAGTCAAGTATTGTTTCACCATATCAAGGGTGGCGTGGTTAAAAGATTTAGATTCGAAAATAAGTATGAGAatgtttattttaaattaaaaattaaaatgttttaaaataataaaaattcgcAAAAGGGCATCAATAAAAGAACTATGAGTG
The sequence above is drawn from the Oryza glaberrima chromosome 10, OglaRS2, whole genome shotgun sequence genome and encodes:
- the LOC127752413 gene encoding receptor-like protein kinase HERK 1; its protein translation is MAAIVLLLFLVVGLMPVSNGQTTPFSPLFSVYLACGAGGNVVVTSDSPQRTFVPDDGELSGKSARFSNPDASPPSPLYAAARAGTSGFSYRLSYAAAAAPDGNTTLVLRLHFFPFASQSGDLLSARFSVSAMGRYVLLPSSFSPPRAGVVREFLLPSDGSGEFNVTFTPEAGGLAFVNAIELFPAPQELLWKFPLTAVNTDVSPSHQALETLYRLNVGGPTVTPTDDTMWRTWLPDDSYLSPATVSAVASIQGLINFDPTQGYTRMVAPDAVYKSQRTTNSSTSNVTWTFAADGNSSYVVRLHFCAFEELSSVIGEGVDFNVYLMQAMGTRELKAKDYATLSMPIQAFYVDYVTVVPTGGENLTVSIGRAASSDSKKAILNGLEIMKLRAVDMTPASSSGKTSKVVVVAVIAAVLGAAVLAGVALCVLLVRRRQRRATLPVPEEEEKESVGTPWSPFTPDGEGSFGSAVVTPRRMNMKLHIPLAEIMVATGDFDDANILGVGGFGNVYRGVLRDGTRVAVKRAKRASRQGFPEFQTEILVLSSIRHRHLVSLIGYCNERSEMILVYELMAHGTLRSHLYGSDAAAPPPPPLSWKQRLEICIGAAKGLHYLHTGHSDNIIHRDVKSTNILLGDGFVAKVADFGLSRVGPSTGQTHVSTAVKGSFGYLDPEYFKTRQLTDRSDVYSFGVVLFEVLCARPAIDQSLPPDEINLAEWAMQWSRRGRFDKIVDPAVAGDASTNSLRKFAETAGRCLADYGEQRPSMGDVVWNLEYCLQLQESQPSTETALDLDDSGAHLPRDIVVARRVAPLAPDASADAAGDDMSWSETASFTATGNVFSQIMSRDGR
- the LOC127752962 gene encoding uncharacterized protein LOC127752962, with protein sequence MEASPSRSDSFSHGWLRRKARPAASFERLVGGEGDAVDVDGDLGHSFNGSVVSFIDMDPAELFSMRWTSLTAAAEEEEDHDDDDFDFGMPYVAGAQCSSPLLVGAGRALSDGHHHHLLLPCEPGVVVARDRTASYADAPSPSPSSPLFHSALSTPASVITTASSRRAGAGSGKARAPLLATRRILLRYLRFLVPLCRKVRSLPLRVLSPRSAKGSLAAASSSASPARRSTSSSYASAAEYWCHGNADTAVRDAILYCKKSIGQDM
- the LOC127752416 gene encoding uncharacterized protein LOC127752416, coding for MDQKGFDGDRSESRLYVGNLDFRVSESDIIKMFSPFGKIIAEDFLWHTRGPKRGEPRGYAFVQYTTKEEAQLAKEKMNGRLVCGRPVVVHLASEKCFVDSGNSHRAMKDKKLAGGSGSKSVQTDRAAKIAAIKHKLKSLEDEGCSTKRPRFKSDDLPGSGKQSDKKC